AACTCAATAATTCTTTATAGTTTAGTTCTTATTATAAGATATTTATAAGTTATGTTTTGACCTTATGCTTGATGAGATTTTTAGTGGAAAATCATGTAGAACTTAGTGGCTCAATTTATTGGTTTTTTTCCAAATCAGCAGTAGGAGTTAGTAAGATTTTAGGTGGCTAAGAGAAAGACTGGGAGTTGTGGCGTCGTTTACTGTCACAACTTGCAAGGTGGCTCAATATTTTCTAGGCCATAGTTAGAATATATGGGAAACGCATGCGTATCCCACCATCATGATTGTGGCTGCTGATTAAGCTCAGTCCTCACATGCATAAAGTACAAAGTTCCCAGTGTTTACCAATGAATCAAAATATTCAAATGTACAACAATCACACTCGTGGATTGCTCCAAGGTAGATCTAAATTTCATTCAACAACACTTTAAAACTCTCAATTTGTTAAAACCTCGTGGCTAAAGGGGGTCTACTGGTGTTCCACAGCTCTTCAATAATATAAGAAACTGACAATTAATCAGAACCAAAGCCTACAAAATATGATGGCCCAAGATACCGTACACTGTTTACTATTCTATTAAATTGGAACAAGGATGAAAACACCATGTGAACTTAAAGCCCACAGAGACATGATCCAGAAACATAAGATAGgaatagaataataaaaataatagtaataatataataaattaatgtacAACAAAAATTCTTTCATTCCCAAAATCAAAGAATGATTCTCAAGAATTGGTGGTGGTGATGATGAATCATGAGCAATAAAATCCGTATGACAATATCATTACAAGATATATACATGTCCAAAGAATCTTCCAATCACATTCTGTCAGTTCAGCAGTGCTGGAGCAGACCCCATATCGATATCACTCCCATCACAAAGGACTCagaaaactctaaaaaaatAGAGATAAAAATCCTATATTGATAAATGATGCTAGACTACTTGCATACATTAATACACCACTTTATTAGAGATTAGAGAAAATGATAAGAGAGATGAACAAAGAGGCAAACAGAGTGGGTTACAACTAATCAGGAATTTTGAACCCTTTGCTTGAAGCTGAAGCTGAAACTAAAACATGACAGCTCCAAATACTTCTGTTTGAAAGAATTACAGGTGCAGAAAGACCAGCACAGAATATGCCTCATCTGAAAAAAACAAGACCACTTACTAACCTGTATGAAACACAAAACACcccaatttaattaaataactaaTCTATGGACACTACCAGTACCATGTGTTGCTTATTGTTTGGTCTCAGGGTTTGATGTCAGAATCATCCCAAGGATCTTTTAGATCAGTAGAGACCAATGAATCAAAGTCCTCCCAGTTCCAATAGTTTGAAGTTCCCAAGCCAAGACCACCTGTTGCTGCTATCTCCCATGGCTGTGTGTTAGTGCCACCTGTGCTAGGCACAATAGCAGTACTGTTGATGGTTGGTTCCTCCACTGCTTTAAACTCCTCCCCATAGTTATAAACGTTGGATGATCTCAGAGAGGTTGACACCGAACAAGGGTTGGTGTCAAAAGAACCGCTCGAGGTTGAGAAAGGGAAGAGTAGGCTTTGGCTTTGATGAGTAAGAGGCAAAGTTGAACTCGGGAAGATACCATTATTACCAATACCAATACCAAAATCTTTGCCGTCTAAGTCTCTCGCGTTCATCAGATTCTGTTGTAGCAGCAAAGGTGGTGGACGAATTAGAGCTTGGTAGAGAGAGGAAGCCATGTTTTTCTGATCATCTGCAAGAGGAGTATGAATTGTCAGGTGGCTACTACCCAGCATAGCATCCATGTTGCCAATTGAGTTTGTGACAGTGGTAGTGCAAGTAGAAGGGGTGGCTGTGGTCGGGGTGGTGGTGGCAGTGGTGGAAGATGGTGTTGGAGTGTTTGTTTTTTTGACCCTCTTGTTCTTCCTTCCACCACCTACTGGAACATTTCGTAGAGTTCCGCCTTTAGTCCAGTGCCTCTTGCAAGCCCTGCAGAAATGGCGAGGCTGAGACTTGTTGTAGTTGTTGTAGTAACAAAACTTGGTGTTGGCAGAGTCACATCTTGGGCACTTCAAAGACTCCGAGGGCTGAGTTTGCTGCTGCTGTTGTTTCCTCATGAGATTAGGCTTTGGGAGTTCCAAGTCCTGAGCCTCCAACAAGGTTTGTTTCCAATCAAGTCCACTGCTAGAAACCTGCTTAGAACTCAAACCCATGGCTTAAAAGCACTAAGATCTATCAAACCGTGAAAATTTAGAACCCTTTGAAGGAGGATAAGTAAGAAGAGGATGAGAATGGTGGTTACAGGAGAAAGGGTGTGGAGGTATTTGGAGTTGTTCACTGGAATGAAGAAAGGCGTATGAAGGTGATAAGCATGAGTGAGCATGTCTTTTATGAGATGTCGATATCTAAAGGGTATTTATGATGTTATTAAAAATGAGTTGAAGGTTGTGTGTGGTGAAGGGTTTGATTAGTGTTTGTGGGGGTAGTTCTATAAAAATGAATGCAGTGTTTGGTAATAACCTACGAGTTCAGTTTTCTTTGTTGTGAGTTGCTACTATTATAGAATGGGAAAGAGAGTGAAGTGCTTAACCCTTAAGGTGAAGGTGGGTGGTTGACACGTGGAGGATTATAGGCCGTTGGGTTGTGTTGTGAAATGAACGTAGATGTGCGTGCATGATGATggtataataatttaattagatAGAGTTGGGCAGCAATGAAAATAGAAAGTtgggaaagaaaagaaaagaagagaagaaatagAGTACGGTCGATGGGgctaaatttgtttttgtaagaGTGGGGCCAATGATTCCTTCTAAGGTTAATAACAGTTGTCAAACACCATCAAACACTTACATAATTTACTCCAATAATCTTATGTTTTGTTCCTAAGATCTCACTCTTCAACATTGGGTTATGTTATGTGTTGCATGCACGTGTTGAGTTTCATTTCATGTCTATGGATTGGAGTGTTGATTTCTGCACCCATAATATGTTGGCTACACACCAAAAATGAAAAGGGTTGTGGTCCTCACACACACATAGGAGTTGTTTGGATTGGATAATTGAAGTTGGggaaattatttaaagaaaattagGCAACTACAACACAGTTTGATGGTCAGAGAAATCACAACCACTCAGTCAAATAATTCCAACTCTTCAAAAGGAGGATTCTTCAACCATCTCACCCTATTTGTATTACTATTATCGCATTCTtttaatactaaataatatttaagCAATATATTATATGTTGAGACAAAATTGTACTATATAtttcttaattaaaattaattgatagAAGATACAATTCTGATTTTATTTCAGTACAGTAGCAGAATGACATAAAATATTAGTCTCATGAATTTGTCCTTTGTAATAGACACATGttcctaaatatatatatagtggAAAGAATGGAATGTGAAGTTTTTGAATAAGTAGGTGTTGTCAATTTTGAATGTCTGAACACAAAAATTCAGATGCAATGGATCAATAATCAATAGCAGTCGGCAGTTGAATTTTGTCAACGAATCTCCAAAGTGTTGCAGAAACCAAATTGATTTTCACAATATGACATGAACTTGTCAGAAATGTGAGTTTCAAGCTACCATTTCATAaattaatacatatataatcacAAATTTCTCATTATTTTGGTAATAcaatcttctttttcaattatcCGTAAGCATATATAACTACATtctttccatacaagatgtataatttttatttttttctctaattctttcattcaatttttatttttcaatacctcatgcattaaataaataaacaaaacaaatgaaaaatgtAATGCAAATTTTACCATATTATAGTTAGGTGTTTTTCTTTGTTTACCTTATTGAACATTGTTAGTACTGCACTATTtgccatattttttttaatatcaggTTAAAAACTATACTTGTTAATTACCAAATAACCAGAGTTTCTTAAAAGATAAGGATCAAAGACATTTCATTACCTTTGTTATGTAATTAGTGAAAACATATTGTTGTCGTAAATttgtatatatgtttttattacgatattttattttaatcaatacatttaatatttatattaattctaattttaaatgtattaaataaaatatatgtatgttatgtgaatttttttattatattaataatatataatctatATTAACATATATTCTATAGTATTCTataatgaaatgtttttatttggtcgtagaagataaataaaatatatgtatttgtagtttttttttttttaaatttctctctcgtcattaatttttctttataagTTTTGTGTTCCGATTTTAAGAcattattaaagataaaatatgagAATGATTTGTGTATAAGAAAGGGAAGAATccctttatatattattatttatagtaaCAATACAAAGTGGCATAGATTTTTGTTTGcatttttattatgttaatttattttaataaaataaaatttaaaatttatattaattttcatttcaaatatatattaaataaaataagtgtattattttttagatgattttttttataatagttataacaatatatcatttatattaatatataattcaatacataataaaatactccatttgttattttgtttaatCTATAATAATATACAGTACAATAGAAgattattaaaatatgtatacTTACATTTTTGTAGAGGTGGTAGTTACTCTTCTCTCATCACTATcataaattttgtaattaaaatagaaaaataatttatatacaataaaatgaaaaatcttagccataataatatattttctataaaatccagcattgatataaataaatgctttttcacatataaaattagggttacataatttttagatttttaggGACAggctttttttcttaaatacctaatatttttttcaaaagttggatatcaaataaatataaaatttaattttttaattaagaaatatttgtttatattttaatttaactgaTTTTTGAATGAGTTTTagatttcttatttaatttcctgaattttttttatcataataattcCATATATTATAACAATGTATCTTCAACAACacaaaatactttttatatgtaaatatataattgtaGAACATTCTAACTTAACCAGCACACAAATAATAAGTATAGTATTAAATATCTAATGTAAAAGAAGATTTGTAGATACTATAATACTTTTTCATTAATTAGAAATGGATATATGTGACGTAAGTACACTTTCTCATTTGTCAATTTGatcattttcataattttggATTATCTTTTGCTTTTACAAGACTATGATGAAATCACTTGCACATTGTAAGCAtggattaaataaataatagcaaagagaaaactaaaaagaaaaaagtagataacaataaaaataataaagttaatgagatatataataaaaattaataagtaatatattaaattaacattatttattactttatcAAGAGTAACAAAATtttccaaattttaaattaataatttcataaattttaattttattttaaaatatttataaatttaaattaataatggaAAGTGACTAtagtcactacaagaaaatcattaaataaaaatcattaaatagtaactaaatttagaaaccaaaaataattattcactatattattattattatttttttaataatatttttttcatgtgatgacaaatgattgtggTTACTTAAGGTGTCAGCCTAGTTAAGATGTCAAGTatcatagtgatgcctaacatgaaagttttttataaaaataaaaaataaataaaaattagataatatgttagagactaaaaaattattggtatctaaagtggtttctattattaataaaaaaattataaaataatttaaattagtatctaaaagactaatagagaccaatttagaatataaaatatttaaaaactaatttataaatctttattaataataaaaactactttagatattaataattttttttagtttataagttgatttttaatttagttaatatgataactaatctaaaattaatttttatttaatgatttttttatagtgatttAATAACATTGTATCTGGTGAGATGATTCTTTTGTCATTGAGTATGTgttgtattattaataaatggataaatacattaatttcataaaaaataaatgaatttaaaatttaaatattttaataatacattttaaacTGCATAAAAATgaagtttataaataaaaaatttatattcatttttaaattttttaaaatatttagtttatagACATATTTTATCTCTAATTTTCTAATACATACAAAGTTTTGATGGTAGAATCTCGACTAAATTAATGTCTCTAAAAATTTGATGTGTTTAGAGTATATTGAATCAatcaaagtttatttttttcctatataagttttaatcattttctacttcttaaaaatatattaagagaATATGTTGTTGATGTAGGACTACACATAACTGGATTGATAGAGTTAATTGGAAGGTTgtgaataatttttctttttgaataaAATCTAGGTAAGGAAAACTAATAATCCTTGTATATAATGTGATATTGGTTGGAATTGCATAAATTGTATGTTATGGATATTATGTAAAATGTATGATGAAAATGTTAAATTAATAATACActaaaattaaatgatatgatTTATACAAGATTAGTATGACATTTATTGAAGTGGTAATGATATAGTGGTTGTTTTGAAAGTGATTATAGTTTGATAATGAATTtagataatataaaatattgttaaatgtgaaagtctttaaaaatattgtgAAATATGAGTTTGAGTTATTCTATATTAATTATAGATAACAACTAATGTAAAATATGTTATCCTATATCATTTAttagttataattaatataaatgtgGCATACTATTGTAGTTTGGATTGAAAATCCCAAATTATCATATCCACATATAATGTTCAATAttgtaaaaatgtatatataGTATTAAATCAAGatgaaaattgttaaaaatatagtggcaaaaatttgtgttttaaattaaaaaaaaaatatttttttgataaatttagGCTTTGTTAGTTTCAAgttttacatgttatttttcTACTTTGAGAAATTTAACTGTACACTATTGTAAAAATGTCTTTACACAACAGTTTTCAAAAGTCTTAGGTTACAGTTTTATAGCTGTAATTTATGTTGTTTATAGTTTTGAATAATAAACAATGATCACTAGTCTATTAGACCATTATAGATAACAATTATGTACATAATCATCACCTATAACATAGGTGACTTTAAAATGTTTTCTTCAATCTTGTTATCTTTCTTGctttgttattgttgataacccaacaattggtattgTTTGTAGGAACAAGAAAATGAAGTCAAGACATAAAGAAATGACCACCAAATTTGATGTTGAGAAATTTTTGAGAGATAACTACTTTGGGTTGTGGAAACTCAAGAGGGCAGACAAAGGTTGTGGTAAAGGAAAAAAGATTGCAGAGGAGCTCAAAAGCTTCAATGGTGACGCACAACAATGATAGTGGGAGAACACGAGCAACCGTTTCGAGCTTGGAAACCCACTTATTCAACACTGAAAATGGAGAAAAAATCATTAAGAAAGCACAAAAGTatgaaaaacaacataaaaaataataaggaaGACGCATTACAAGGAATGAGAGTAATGACAATAAGGAGAGGTCGCAGAAAAGAGAACAATGAGAGCAACGAAGAAGAAATCACAAAGATGAAAATGCCTAgaatgagaaataaaaaaaacatatagatGACAATTGCCTTCTATATGGTATACACAAGTATAGGTGACAATTGTCTAAAAACCCGTAGTCTATAGTGGTCATTATAGACGACAGTTGCCCACCAAATCAAAATCTATATGCTCTGTTTTCAAATAGACAACGATTATAATTAGAGttatagtatatgttgatcTTATTTTCATAATTACCACCGTATTTTTGTAAACGACGCTCCACTTAAATCGATGTCTATACATATTGTAAAACCATCTTTTTGTACTAATGGTAGTTGAGTTTTGTTTAGCAAATTTGATATTTATGAACAATATTCTTATGTACAAATTATTGAAATCCTCCCTTTTTATCTCGGAAATTAAGGTTGTAAAAGTTTGAGTAGTTTTTAATTTGAAAccaaatatatttaactaagAAGGGTGGATGAGAAAAAAAGAAGgtgattaaataaagaaaattagaaTCCGGAAATGGTGAGAGTGATGAGAGAGCATGATTTGTGGATATTAGGATTTGAAGAGGAGAGAAGTCACATGGAGAGATATAATTAAGGCACGATTAGGGTGTGAAATAAGAATTATGAGAAGAAATGATTAAACTTGAGCATGTTGAAAGGATGATCGAAAGGGAGAAGAGAGGAGGAATGTGCATGGAAATGGATGTTGGTCGGTTGGTTAGGTAAAGGGTATGGGAGTGATTGAAGAGGACAAAACAAAGAATGTTTGTTGGACAAGTTTGAAAAGGACagaatcaataaataaaaaatgaagtgtGGAGTGAGGGAAGACTCTATTATCTCCAACTAAGAACCCACTTATGTCCATCAAACTACTTTACATAAACAACTCACTCTCACTCATTACCatcaaaaaaaattgattaaggATCCAAACAACAAATTGCTGTGGCTGTGCTTTGGTGACTCTTGGTGTTGCTGGTGGAGCCAAGCAACCACATGCTTCTagtttcataattaaaataactcAAATCAATTGTTTCTTAGTCATTTGGCATTGCTTAGGTTAATTGAAGGAATAATTTTGGTGTTGCTGAATCACTGGGCCACCTGTGGACCACTTTGCCAATTCATGGTTGGTCCAGGTTGGAACAAAGATTGTGAtgtttatttttggttttgttTATCCCTTTGGCTTTGGCTATGCCCCACTTCACTAACTATTTCACATTCCCTTTTGCTTTTCTTTGTTCACTTCATCAATGTGTTGCTTAATGTGTAGGTAGTTTCTCAGCTTCACCCTTTCTTTATTCTTCAACACAGTTTGGTGTCATCAACTGTTTCATTTTAAAACAATTCTTCACCAATTCCTAGGTTTCCCACCATGTGGAAATGATGTTATATATTCTCTCTCATTTTTTTAAGCTAGAAGATCATATATATTCTTAGAACAGGTTTTGTGGGGAATAAATAAGAGGAACTAACAACCCATCTATCAAACTTGAGAAGCATATGTGATTTTATTAAGGTGTGCatatttctttcaaatttttgtGATGAAAGTGATATAGTGATTAGTGTAACACAATGGACAAAAGGGTGTAAAGTTACATTAATGGTCTTGACATCTAATAACAATGATTGTTTATCCAAGTTTTATTTGtaagaattattttaaaataaaaatattaatattatatacataaattatttaaaatttaaaaaaactactAATAAATTAAAGAGAATTGTTTATACAAATaactttctttaatttattaataagaaaatttatttaaatttaa
The sequence above is a segment of the Phaseolus vulgaris cultivar G19833 chromosome 2, P. vulgaris v2.0, whole genome shotgun sequence genome. Coding sequences within it:
- the LOC137812009 gene encoding dof zinc finger protein DOF3.4-like, translating into MGLSSKQVSSSGLDWKQTLLEAQDLELPKPNLMRKQQQQQTQPSESLKCPRCDSANTKFCYYNNYNKSQPRHFCRACKRHWTKGGTLRNVPVGGGRKNKRVKKTNTPTPSSTTATTTPTTATPSTCTTTVTNSIGNMDAMLGSSHLTIHTPLADDQKNMASSLYQALIRPPPLLLQQNLMNARDLDGKDFGIGIGNNGIFPSSTLPLTHQSQSLLFPFSTSSGSFDTNPCSVSTSLRSSNVYNYGEEFKAVEEPTINSTAIVPSTGGTNTQPWEIAATGGLGLGTSNYWNWEDFDSLVSTDLKDPWDDSDIKP